A single window of Longimicrobium sp. DNA harbors:
- a CDS encoding FecR domain-containing protein — translation MNEPIDWTLLDRYLAGEASPEAAARVERWLAAAPEHLAMLRALRGPGADAASDGRTDQAWESLSARIAAAGPMATGRPAPVWAGRRRAPLLRAAAVAAVLAGGAGIWRLAAPSPEPMVAVATAAGATRSLRLDDGTRITLGAASRLEHPRRFRGSAREVVLDGEAFFEVAHDARRPFTVRSGGALTRVLGTRFDVRGYRGEPVRVVVESGRVRLRSAAAGADTGVVLVRGDLGLAAPGRPAARQRGVDPARYAGWREGRLEFDRAELAEVARELERWYGVQVRVADPALARRHLTLTLPRAPLDEVLDAVTLSLGARWSRTGGTILISPSSRTRP, via the coding sequence GTGAACGAGCCCATCGACTGGACGCTGCTGGACCGCTACCTCGCCGGCGAGGCCTCGCCCGAGGCCGCCGCGCGCGTGGAGCGCTGGCTGGCCGCGGCACCGGAGCACCTGGCGATGCTCCGCGCGCTCCGCGGCCCCGGCGCGGACGCCGCCAGCGACGGCCGCACCGACCAGGCGTGGGAGAGCCTCTCCGCCCGCATCGCCGCGGCCGGGCCGATGGCGACCGGCCGGCCCGCGCCGGTGTGGGCGGGGCGCCGCCGCGCTCCCCTGCTCCGCGCCGCGGCCGTCGCGGCGGTGCTGGCCGGCGGCGCCGGGATCTGGCGGCTGGCCGCGCCGTCCCCGGAGCCGATGGTCGCCGTCGCGACCGCGGCGGGCGCCACGCGCTCGCTGCGGCTGGATGACGGCACGCGCATCACCCTCGGCGCGGCCAGCCGGCTGGAGCATCCGCGCCGCTTCCGGGGCAGCGCGCGCGAGGTGGTGCTCGACGGCGAGGCGTTCTTCGAGGTGGCGCACGACGCCAGGCGGCCCTTCACCGTGCGCTCCGGCGGCGCGCTCACCCGCGTGCTCGGCACCCGGTTCGACGTCCGCGGCTACCGTGGCGAGCCCGTGCGCGTGGTGGTGGAGAGCGGACGGGTGCGGCTGCGCTCCGCGGCGGCCGGCGCGGACACCGGCGTCGTCCTGGTTCGCGGCGACCTGGGCCTCGCGGCACCCGGCAGGCCGGCTGCCCGGCAGCGGGGCGTCGATCCCGCGCGCTACGCGGGGTGGCGGGAAGGACGCCTGGAGTTCGACCGCGCGGAGCTCGCCGAGGTCGCGCGGGAGCTGGAACGCTGGTACGGCGTGCAGGTGCGCGTGGCGGACCCCGCCTTGGCGCGGCGGCACCTCACCCTCACCCTCCCGCGCGCACCCCTCGACGAGGTGCTCGACGCGGTCACTCTCTCCCTCGGCGCCCGCTGGAGCCGCACGGGAGGCACCATCCTCATCTCCCCTTCCTCCCGCACACGGCCATGA
- a CDS encoding RNA polymerase sigma-70 factor, whose translation MTERLPPPREDRELAQRIRRGDAGAFEALFREHHAGLCRFAEGYVRDAAVAEELVQDVFFELWRGRAAWELRATLRAYLFGAVRNRALNHLKRVSRERGWLARLRREGDPSDPSPAPDRAAAESEAAAAVARAVSRLPERARMVVELRWRHGLRHGEIAEVMGISVKGVENQLGRALKALRATLGDFDD comes from the coding sequence GTGACCGAGCGACTTCCGCCGCCGCGGGAGGACCGCGAGCTGGCCCAGCGCATTCGACGCGGCGACGCCGGCGCGTTCGAGGCGCTCTTCCGCGAGCACCACGCCGGGCTCTGCCGCTTCGCCGAGGGGTACGTGCGCGACGCGGCGGTCGCCGAAGAGCTGGTGCAGGACGTGTTCTTCGAGCTCTGGCGCGGCCGCGCCGCCTGGGAGCTGCGCGCCACCCTGCGCGCATACCTCTTCGGCGCGGTCCGCAACCGCGCCCTCAATCACCTGAAGCGCGTGAGCCGGGAACGCGGGTGGCTCGCCCGGCTGCGGCGAGAGGGCGACCCCTCCGATCCATCCCCGGCACCCGATCGCGCCGCGGCCGAATCGGAGGCCGCGGCGGCGGTCGCACGGGCCGTGTCACGTTTGCCGGAGCGGGCGCGAATGGTGGTGGAGCTGCGCTGGCGCCACGGGCTGCGCCACGGTGAGATCGCCGAGGTGATGGGCATCTCCGTCAAGGGCGTCGAGAACCAGCTCGGCCGCGCGCTGAAGGCCCTTCGCGCCACCCTCGGCGACTTCGACGACTGA
- a CDS encoding TIR domain-containing protein: MPSVFLSHTRVDKPFVEKLADHLKKLGVNVWFDKWEIRVGESITWKINDGIRENEFLAIVLSPDALRSEWVKTELSAAWIRQMNTRRVGVLPILLRDCEIPLLLADRRYADFRTDFDEGISQLAGALGIRESRLMSEENWRRFAVKRAPGWQKFRQAEFERLVTVLVDRAVEYNWSTWVGGRANPFSITLSGFVGQGRSASVSLKLSGKTLAYMATLQDEYNPNHLRAGDFDLYVGNTTNECEEFVWRHMEDFRRAHGDPTGKPHHFVERFTSHIDAASFAHQMLSELSWYKGEKRLR; encoded by the coding sequence ATGCCGAGCGTTTTTCTCAGCCACACGAGAGTCGATAAGCCCTTCGTCGAAAAGCTTGCGGATCATCTGAAGAAGCTTGGCGTGAACGTGTGGTTCGACAAATGGGAGATCAGAGTCGGGGAGTCCATCACATGGAAGATCAACGACGGGATCCGCGAAAACGAGTTCCTGGCCATAGTCCTTTCACCGGATGCACTTCGGTCGGAGTGGGTGAAGACGGAGCTCAGCGCCGCCTGGATCAGGCAGATGAATACCCGGAGAGTGGGCGTGCTGCCCATTCTCCTCAGAGATTGCGAGATCCCTCTGCTTCTCGCCGACCGGAGATACGCCGACTTCAGAACCGACTTCGATGAGGGTATCTCCCAGCTCGCGGGGGCGCTGGGCATTCGCGAAAGCCGGCTCATGTCCGAGGAGAACTGGCGACGATTCGCAGTCAAAAGAGCCCCCGGCTGGCAGAAGTTCCGTCAGGCCGAGTTCGAACGGTTGGTGACGGTGTTGGTCGACAGGGCCGTGGAGTACAACTGGTCGACGTGGGTTGGCGGGCGGGCGAATCCCTTCTCCATTACGCTTTCCGGCTTCGTCGGCCAGGGGCGGAGCGCTTCCGTGTCGCTGAAGCTCAGCGGGAAGACGCTTGCATACATGGCCACCCTCCAGGACGAGTACAACCCGAACCACCTGAGGGCCGGTGACTTCGACCTGTACGTCGGGAACACGACGAACGAGTGCGAGGAATTCGTGTGGCGACATATGGAGGACTTCCGGCGGGCCCACGGTGATCCCACAGGCAAGCCGCATCACTTCGTAGAGAGGTTCACGTCTCACATCGACGCAGCATCCTTTGCGCATCAGATGCTGAGCGAGCTTTCTTGGTACAAGGGAGAAAAACGCCTCAGATAA